In the genome of Pyrobaculum islandicum DSM 4184, the window GTCTCCATAGACCTTAGATAGTATTTTTTCAGCCAACCTATCTGTTAACATAGCTGAATATATGGGGTGGTGCGTACGATGGACAGAATTACCTATGTCATGTAAATACGCGCCCATTAATGTCACAACCATAGAGTCCTCTATATCTCCTACTCCATCTGCCACTACACTTGGCCTAAAACCCCTTTCTGTAAGTATTTTATATATGGCAAGGGCACTACCAGCAACAATTCTAGAGTGTACAGGGCCGTGATCATTATATCTTAATCTCTGGACAGCAAAAACATTAGCCATTTTTAGATAGGCTTGAACTTCTGTATCTGTAATAAGTAAATCCCATATTTTCTTAACTTTGTCGCTATCTGGGAGCACCCGCTCTATTAGCTTTATACCGACTTCATAGGCGAACTCTTTTTGCACTCTATTATATAAAAAGCCTATTATTTAACTTTTGACTATACGTACATCTCTGCGATCTCCCTCTCGGCGCCCGGCCTTCCCGGGAGTCTGTGCCGAGATTCCGCACTCTCATCATAATGTTTTTCAGACTCACAAGACGACCCTATCTATGCCTTGTTTTCAATTCTCAACTGGGCGT includes:
- a CDS encoding HD domain-containing protein, which encodes MQKEFAYEVGIKLIERVLPDSDKVKKIWDLLITDTEVQAYLKMANVFAVQRLRYNDHGPVHSRIVAGSALAIYKILTERGFRPSVVADGVGDIEDSMVVTLMGAYLHDIGNSVHRTHHPIYSAMLTDRLAEKILSKVYGDTEKMYMLKQEVLHAVFCHDETYTCLTFEAACAKIADGTDMSSGRARIPYRIGKLDIHALSALAIERVELTSNDTRPLAINVYMSNETGIFQIDSVLGQKIATSGLAPYVEVRAYVKGKLFVTRTFETTHVIRS